The genomic window CTGCTACACAAAACTGAGaaagtgtcagactttaatATCTGCCGTCCTACATCCACACCTGTGGAGGCGCTAGCGCACCATAGACGTATTTATCAGCGGCCATgagaatccacagaggaggaagacggctgCCTCTGTCTTCTAATAGGTCCTCATTCTGGCTATGACTAGCTGTGTTTTCGCGTAGCAGTGCATTGACTAGATCTCAtcttactgaagaaagatgtctggacgaggaaagggaggaaaggggctcggtaaaggaggcgcaaagcgtcaccgcaaagttctccgtgataacatccagggcattaccaagcccgccatccgccgcctggctcgccgtggcggagtgaagcgtatctccggtctgatctacgaggagacccgcggcgtgttgaaggttttcctggagaacgtgatccgcgatgctgtcacctacaccgagcacgccaagaggaagaccgtcaccgccatggacgtggtgtatgctctgaagagacaggGCCGCACTCTCTACGGCTTCGGCGGATAAACTCACTTtccaacagctcaacaacacaacggctcttttaagagccacacaccgagtcaatgagagctcacatcctctgctcaaCAACAAGTCGTTCTCCGAGTAGATGTCTTACAATGTCAAgatttcaaagttatttaatatcaaaacatcacataacaATTACTAATcgtagtttcctctttaatttctaaACGTTGAAGTGACccttaaaaacagtttatattaaactgttatctctttatacacatatatgtgtgtgtgtatatatactgtagtaacaccaggcagccaacagatagaactgctctccagatatgtgaactggaacaacgtccactaccagttgaactctcctacatgtcctgtcagaagctttgttttccagtagctcagcttctcctgttttattgcagattctgatctgttctgagttttgaaaatgagctctgtagctgcatcaacttgatcagttgaacactaagttaaatatcagagtgtaattaaaaaggaccagggacagagctgtttgattaggtgctgcacctcaccagtttgttgctttgaacGGATGTTGAGGCGTAGGTGAAAATGAGTCACCCCCTGTAACAGcataactataaaataaacaacaatctgaCCACAATTTAAGGAAGTGAAGTGGACATTACTCATTCCATCTTTCAGTCAAGCACGTGGGGAGAGTGGCGAGACAAGAAAATAGAAATGTtggccaagttaaataaattcatcatgttacaTTACGTAACGCTCCTCACgtatcactgtgttgttctgagCGAGTAAGTGGGGCCCCCAGggcctctgtgagtgtgtgctgtctgggatTGCAGTGTctgcactttgaaagacaacgtgttattatgaaagtctATCAGAGTGATGTTGGCGACTTTTAACCGGCTGAAATCTCCCTGTACTCTATTAAACAGGTCGTGACGTTGAAGCTAATTGGACTATACtattcagaggcagcaggcaggaccACGTTTCTATAGAATTTgtctaatttaataatttacaaataatgacgattataataaacacgtgccaaatttatcacaatcatctttttcccttcttttctttggcagGGCGGTTCCCCAGTGGCCAGCTACACCTGTATATTTTCCACGCACAAAGGAGACGATACCGgttctgctgatgggttgatgctcttctacggcacacaacaaaccttcttgCTCCTGCACGTTTGGATGTtctatcctggaggagctagattATCTCTGCTACCTGAAAGTACTTCAGGCACCGCCTCATGCTACAGGTAGTGACACGGACACTAGCAGAGCACGAAACTTCAGAAGATTCAGtcgggaaggatgaggagagagccaATGTCAATGGCCAGCACGTATAAAACTGTTCCCTTTCTGTTGTGGTCTTGCCTTTGCCTCTTTATTGCACttattgtcactttcatttgcaccaaaaccggtgaaattcattcacaatcacttgggcttcctaaatggacagGTCGATGAACCTGAAGTtgaactgactgtgtgtttcactgtgacctttagaCCAAAAGTCACCAAAAGTCACCGTGTCagggctacatatttcccacatattctatcatttagagctgtgcatttatcaggttgctttggtttagattgtttttaatgatacttATGTGATACTAACATAAATCCTAATAAGTTTCAGGGACATCTTAAAGTTCTCAACACCCCAAATGTTCCAGTTGAGCTGAACAGTTCAACCTCTGTCGGCAGCAGAATAATGGCCTCATGAACATGGAGACACTCCCCCGTGCTGTTACACTGGCACTCCAcattcagccaatgacagagagggaacggCACACACTGATTtacatgtgatatgttcaaaTACAGCCTGGCCAGCAACGTCTGTATTCATTTGAACGAAAAAATCTCGTGACAATGCCTGACGTAGCGAAGCCCGCGCCCAAGAAGGGCTCCAAGAAAGCGGTGGCGAAGGCCCCCGGTAAgggcggaaagaagaggagaaagtccaggaaggagagctacgccatctacgtgtacaaggtgctgaagcaggtccaccccgacactgggatctcctccaaggccatgggcatcatgaactccttcgtgagcgacatcttcgagcgcatcgccggtgaggcctctcgtctggctcattacaacaagcgctccaccatcacctccagggagattcagaccgccgtccgcctgctgctgcccggggagCTGGCTAAACACGCCGTGTCTGAGGGCACCAAGGCCGTGACCAAATACACCAGTTCCAAGTAAACCACTCTGCGGAGACCTCAaaccaacggctcttttaagagccacacactttctctatagagacaaactgtcctgacTCTACCGAGATgtccatcaatatttaaacagccaCTTTTAACTGATAATATAACATTGTTAATACAATTGAAGAGAGATATCCTGCATAATctctacatttgaaaataattgtttttaaatccaattgcagttttccactgcagggcgTGTTGTCCTTTCTCAAATCAGTGATCTGGGTTGTTCATGAGGTGCTTTTTCCCCCCTGGTGGTTATAATTGGAATAGTTAAAGAAGCGTATGAAGTCATTGTTCCTCAAAGTCAGAGGACATTGAGGAACAACACAGTCATGTGTGGTTGCCGAGACATGGCTGTGACCTGAAGGTCAGAGGAATTCATTCTCTAAAGTAGTTTACAGTATTATCAATCTTGACAAATATACCTTGTGTGCTTACTACTCTGTGAGTATTGAGTGTAAAACAGtggtcaaacaaatattttttctcccttAGCCCTCCTGTTATCCTCAAATTGTAATAagtatcattttaaataaatgatgacagaaaaaaatgcaatttaatggtAAATTTCAAGTTTTTCATGAAGTACTACATTAATAAGGTAtttttgaatggttaaaataatattttgacatgCTACTATTTACCCACAGCAAtctacaaaaacactttcaaatacttcacaagtgtgtacattctggaaacagtgtgtttgttgacactaaagccttcatttttaatatgaatatttgtttggtaACACATGGACAGGTTGACTGAGATCTAACACTCACcagacaaatagtttttcaaaaacatttttcatgttttaatgattattttatacaaataatgatgaaaataaaatacacaaacatctctcctagtgttaatgtgaaaagcCAAAGTTGGTATTTACTAcatcagacagcagagacaaagcatATTCCAGTAAAGCAAAAAACATATTCTACAAACTAAATGATACAACCTGTTGACTTTTTGcgtgaaatgagagaaatgtgccacaatattaatttaatccttgcttgaagtgaatattgactctgataggaagtctggctcaacttcaccaggagcctcggccttcagcagagtgtttgctgcctgcacaattacttgattttattaCGAAGGGATCATCAGTAGGTGCTTTTTTTCACCCAGtttttctgaacaaacatttgaagcagctgggaaacgggttttggtggagctgtggtgcttttgaactttTTTAGGAGAGAAATGAGTGGGGAAAGGACAATGATATGGTTTCCTTGGaaatcaatgtttctgtttgtaagaTGCATCAATGCGAATGTAATTGCAGTGAGAGGATAGCAGCCTGATACTAGTGACATGTCTTTACAGCATTCAGTAGTACTTCATCTTTTCCCTCCGAGTCTATATCAGTGGGGTataaatgtcctgttgatgaatGACTGTACTGCAACTGTTACAacggggagaggcggtggtctagtggcagaaacttggattatgggcagagaaggtctctggctcgactccacggagagacaacaaaaagacgcacctggattgatctgtccaaaaatccaagagtctccctaccctgtctagtgccccttaacaaaggcaccttactcccccaacatctgctccccgagcgccacaCATGTTCACTCAGTGCTCTGTCAAGGGcaaagattaaatttccctacctgcatgagtgtgcctttgtatgtctgtgcatgtgtttgggactagtaaataaatgaatcttaatcttaacaattATGTTCACGGCTGTGTATATGAGCTCCAATCCCTGGGGGACGTTTGTCTTTCCAAACAGTTGGAGTGTTTTACcagggacaacattttaaataacttgtgctgtttaataaatgtttgtaccgAGTAGATCGGTTTCTCAGAAAAGGCTAGGTcatctcatttcaaataaatactttatttcattgcagCTCTGATCATGGTTTGGATTAAGGTGAAGTGAAGTagcaatattaatgattagatTTATAGCAGGCCAGGTCTTAGCTTGCATACTTTCCAACGTGTATTATTTGCAGAGctaataatgtaacaaatattttactgtaaacttGTCTTCATGTAGTATTATGAAATGCTACTCTCTTTTTGCTGTTCAGTTAATGTTGTAAAACTAGAATagatacatatttaaatctgttgaaagatatcctttaacatactttagttactttacagaaagtaattcatttattatacttCAATGGTGATATGAACTTTGAACTCTGAAGTCAATTCTTtagtgtattatatgtattaacgGTCTATAACGAGCAGGGCAACAAAGGAGTTTTGTCTTGAgtacagtgaagtggctcttaaaagagccgttgttatggtcagtggagcagcagcagtttaagctctctctccgcggatgcggcgggccagctggatgtccttgggcatgatggtaaccctcttggcgtggatggcgcacaggttggtgtcctcaaacaggccgaccaggtaggcctcgctggcctcctgcagagccatgacagcggagctctggaagcgcaggtcggtcttgaagtcctgagcgatttctctcaccaggcgctggaagggcagcttgcggatcagcagctccgtcgatttctggtagcgacggatctctctcagagccacggtgccgggcctgtaacggtgaggcttcttcacgccgccggtggccggggcgctcttacgcgcagccttggtggccagctgcttcctgggggctttgcctccggtggatttacgggcggtctgcttggttcttgccattttgttgcttttctctgcgatcgggagaaagagtgaagctgtagagagacactctgcttttaa from Platichthys flesus chromosome 22, fPlaFle2.1, whole genome shotgun sequence includes these protein-coding regions:
- the LOC133933477 gene encoding histone H3, yielding MARTKQTARKSTGGKAPRKQLATKAARKSAPATGGVKKPHRYRPGTVALREIRRYQKSTELLIRKLPFQRLVREIAQDFKTDLRFQSSAVMALQEASEAYLVGLFEDTNLCAIHAKRVTIMPKDIQLARRIRGERA
- the LOC133933538 gene encoding histone H2B-like — its product is MPDVAKPAPKKGSKKAVAKAPGKGGKKRRKSRKESYAIYVYKVLKQVHPDTGISSKAMGIMNSFVSDIFERIAGEASRLAHYNKRSTITSREIQTAVRLLLPGELAKHAVSEGTKAVTKYTSSK